The following are encoded together in the Pungitius pungitius chromosome 7, fPunPun2.1, whole genome shotgun sequence genome:
- the vtg3 gene encoding vitellogenin 3, phosvitinless produces the protein MQGLLLFCLVALATSQSVHYEPGLSPKKTYEYKYVGEVNFGLGKSNLAESATRISCNLKIVGASQQTFILQISDFAFEDFNGVKGRNRFTAVPKLSQRIASQLVKPFMFDYVGGHVSNIRTSAEISDTIVNLVRGMLGLFHVTVKTTQRIYELEEASVHGVCPSHYGAEVNEETKDMTITQVVDIKNCREKAAIYKGLATAVLDDVGKQRGESVLTTVRCVYTVKPTAEGGLITRALGHEQQHFSPFNVKGGNFKMQAMNEMVLLAVNDTAGAVESGPMESKGDLVFKFTDAEINLPIVMQNLEDPITKAAELIKHLAEANRYQIDSTTSEDTIKLYQLLRAMPDEGLDILWKQFAGNEEERRWFLDMIVEINDAKILKFLQARFQARDVSATEAWQTLLLAFNHLQTDADLVELAKTFLSMPFCKSDVDLWHTVVLSYGSLVYKHCAYTTPCPVATVQPLLDMAVESLRIGNHDDMVVSLKALGNAGHPGSLKTIMRFLPGVAATPVDLPPRVLSAAVQSMRLIAARDPLRVQDITMSLFLQKNNPAEIRMLAFIILFDTKPSMAVVSIVTVHLQEEKNLHVISFAYSYLKSVSRSSTPNNHFLSTACNVAVKILGPRYSRLSYHYSKAIHMDWFNDDFLIGTATEVFMLRSATNVFPTEILMKGQFYFIGRILQLMELGIRADGLKELFANGIPGFKGDLSFSDFQAILNVLKNWEVLPNDEPVLSAYSRASGQEWFFADLKKETIQNIVKFFSQSAGKGSLLWAVIENLQKGLSWHRTKPYLIVEVRYFQATILGLPLEISKYYETINGISVNATASINPPLTDRLGQLFTSDISLETDGFIGYTKDFWLYYGINTELFQCGSEFKSKTPVEIPWKFSAKINIAKKKFELDFPPCEKQFNLVSFSSNVYAVSRNIEEPDLDKRTPIIPDSHDEVIQKGPTVERPQSDQILTRNNWTQKDKMCIESNIYGAGVCVEYDLRREFYHDEYPLYYFLGYTQMAVKVVPAQAINAVEKIHFEVNAGPSSHPASAQELLETLSEVGNSTFEAVFNVNAFAVSGNEKPEGYNAVFYYTPEEVKKTQLIVSHVQENSNWKICIDTSMKARVGAKANIKWGAECQSYEMSITSETAHLPGTLPTITAKIHWTRMPEKVTRACTRLESYIPGMALLLNFYQKQEQNARQEISASVVASSADSIDVRIQFPEYTVFRQAIPFPMPPVVLQEFQHDNTTMDSFGRA, from the exons ATGCAggggctcctcctcttctgcctggTGGCTCTGGCCA cgAGTCAAAGTGTCCATTATG AGCCCGGTCTGAGCCCAAAGAAAACATATGAGTACAAATATGTGGGGGAGGTGAATTTTGGACTCGGTAAATCCAACCTTGCTGAGTCTGCTACGAGAATCTCATGCAACCTCAAAATCGTCGGTGCGTCTCAGCAAACCTTCATCCTTCAG ATTTCAGATTTTGCCTTTGAAGATTTCAACGGCGTCAAGGGAAGAAACCGCTTTACCGCTGTGCCAAAGCTCAGCCAGCGCATCGCCTCCCAGCTCGTCAAACCCTTCATGTTCGACTACGTCGGCGGACACGTTAGTAACATCCGCACCTCTGCCGAGATCTCTGACACTATTGTCAACCTCGTGAGAGGGATGCTGGGTTTGTTCCATGTGACTGTGAAGACCACACAGCGGATTTATGAGCTTGAAGAG GCTAGCGTCCATGGCGTGTGCCCGAGCCATTACGGCGCCGAGGTAAACGAGGAAACAAAGGACATGACCATCACTCAGGTTGTGGATATCAAGAACTGCCGAGAGAAGGCAGCCATCTACAAGGGCTTGGCCACCGCTGTGCTCGACGACGTCGGCAAGCAG AGAGGGGAATCTGTCCTTACCACCGTGAGGTGTGTTTACACGGTCAAGCCCACGGCCGAGGGAGGCCTCATCACCAGGGCCCTCGGCCACGAGCAGCAGCACTTCAGTCCCTTCAACGTGAAGGGCGGCAACTTCAAGATGCAAGCGAT GAACGAGATGGTGCTGCTCGCCGTGAATGACACCGCGGGGGCCGTCGAGTCCGGCCCAATGGAAAGCAAGGGCGACCTTGTTTTCAAGTTTACCGACGCAGAAATCAATCTCCCCATCGTGATGCAGAACCTTGAAGACCCAATAACAAAG GCTGCTGAGTTGATCAAGCATCTGGCCGAGGCTAATCGTTACCAGATTGATAGCACGACATCTGAGGACACGATAAAGCTGTATCAACTCCTGCGAGCGATGCCCGATGAAGGATTAGACATTTTGTGGAAGCAATTTgcaggaaatgaagaagaaag ACGTTGGTTCTTGGACATGATTGTGGAAATCAACGATGCCAAAATCCTGAAGTTCCTGCAAGCGAGGTTCCAGGCGAGAGACGTGTCTGCCACTGAAGCTTGGCAGACCCTGCTGCTGGCGTTCAACCATCTCCAGACTGACGCTGACCTGGTTGAGTTGGCTAAA ACGTTCCTGAGCATGCCCTTCTGCAAATCCGATGTCGATTTGTGGCATACTGTAGTTCTTTCCTATGGCTCGCTGGTTTACAAGCACTGTGCCTATACTACACCTTGTCCTGTGGCTACTGTTCAG CCACTGCTGGACATGGCCGTGGAAAGTCTGAGGATCGGTAACCACGACGACATGGTGGTCTCTCTGAAAGCTCTGGGGAACGCGGGTCACCCAGGCAGCCTTAAAACCATCATGCGCTTCCTCCCCGGAGTTGCTGCCACGCCCGTGGATCTGCCGCCCCGCGTGCTGAGCGCCGCCGTGCAGTCTATGAGGCTCATAGCTGCCAGAGACCCTCTCAGG GTCCAAGATATCACCATGAGTCTGTTCCTGCAGAAAAACAATCCCGCCGAGATTCGCATGCTGGCATTCATAATCCTGTTTGACACTAAACCCTCAATGGCCGTGGTGTCCATTGTGACTGTACATCTGCAGGAGGAAAAGAACCTCCATGTCATTAGTTTTGCGTACTCGTACTTGAAAAGCGTTTCCAGATCCAGCACTCCAAACAACCACTTCCT CTCAACTGCCTGCAACGTTGCGGTGAAAATCCTGGGCCCCAGATATAGCCGTCTCAGCTATCACTACAGCAAAGCAATACACATGGACTGGTTCAATG ATGATTTCCTAATTGGTACGGCCACGGAAGTCTTCATGCTGAGAAGCGCGACCAACGTCTTTCCAACGGAAATCCTGAtgaaaggacaattctattttATTGGTAGAATTCTGCAGCTGATGGAG TTGGGTATCCGGGCTGACGGCCTCAAGGAGCTGTTCGCAAACGGCATCCCTGGCTTTAAAGGAGACCTCAGTTTCAGTGACTTTCAGGCCATTCTCAATGTG CTTAAAAACTGGGAGGTTCTGCCCAATGACGAGCCCGTCCTGAGCGCCTATTCACGGGCCTCCGGACAAGAGTGGTTCTTCGCTGACCTTAAGAAAGAAACCATCCAGAACATCGTCAAG TTCTTCAGTCAGTCCGCAGGGAAAGGGAGTCTCCTGTGGGCCGTGATCGAGAATCTGCAGAAGGGATTGTCGTGGCATCGTACCAAGCCTTATCTGATCGTTGAGGTTCGCTACTTCCAAGCTACTATCCTTGGTCTCCCGTTGGAGATAAGCAAATATTATGAGACCATCAATGGGATCAGTGTCAACG CCACAGCCTCAATCAATCCACCACTGACTGACCGTCTTGGACAACTGTTCACTTCTGACATTTCGCTGGAGACTGATGGTTTCATTGG TTATACAAAGGATTTCTGGCTCTACTACGGTATCAACACAGAGCTGTTCCAATGCGGTTCGGAGTTTAAATCCAAAACACCTGTTGAAATCCCATGGAAGTTTTCCGCCAAGATCAACATCGCAAAAAAGAAGTTTGAACTCGACTTCCCTCCATGTGAAAAACAGTTTAACCTCGTCTCATTCAG CTCCAATGTGTACGCAGTGAGCAGAAACATCGAGGAGCCAGATTTGGATAAAAGGACTCCAATAATTCCAGACTCCCATGATGAAGTCATCCAGAAGGGCCCAACAGTTGAGAGACCTCAGTCAGATCAG ATCCTGACACGAAACAACtggacacaaaaagacaaaatgtgtaTTGAGAGTAACATTTATGGAGCCGGTGTCTGCGTGGAGTATGACTTAAGGAGGGAATTTTATCACGACGAATATCCCCTGTACTATTTCCTGGGATACACCCAGATGGCAGTCAAAGTAGTACCAG CCCAGGCCATCAATGCTGTTGAGAAAATCCACTTTGAGGTTAATGCCGGCCCCAGCAGCCATCCAGCCAGCGCACAGGAACTGCTTGAGACTCTTTCCGAG GTGGGAAATTCAACATTTGAAGCCGTCTTCAATGTCAATGCCTTCGCCGTGAGTGGCAACGAGAAGCCAGAGGGTTACAATGCAGTCTTCTACTACACCCCCGAAGAAGTTAAAAAAACCCAGCTCATTGTGTCtcatgttcaagaaaacagCAACTGGAAGATATGCATCGATACCTCTATGAAGGCCCGTGTCGGTGCAAAG GCAAACATTAAATGGGGAGCGGAATGCCAGTCCTATGAAATGTCAATAACATCTGAAACCGCACATCTGCCCGGCACCTTGCCGACAATCACAGCCAAAATACACTGGACCAGGATGCCAGAGAAGGTGACACGGGCTTGCACAAG ACTTGAAAGTTACATTCCAGGTATGGCTCTGCTTCTCAACTTCTACCAGAAACAGGAGCAAAACGCCAGGCAGGAGATTTCTGCATCAGTAGTTGCCAGCTCAGCCGACAGCATTGACGTGAGGATTCAATTCCCAGAG TATACGGTCTTCCGCCAAGCCATTCCATTTCCAATGCCACCAGTCGTCTTGCAGGAGTTTCAACATGACAACACCACAATGGACAGCTTTGGACGTgcataa